TATCTATAGCAATGAAGGGTCTTATCTGTTCTCCGTTAAGCTAAAAGATGGAGAGCATGAAAATGCCTATACAATTTTGCAATTCTTCTGCTGGCTACTTGCCTGGATCGCGTTACTGATCTTCTTCAATAGCCTCTGCTTACATATGGCCAAGACAGGAAGGGCCTGGTGGTCTGCAGTATTGCTATTGTCAGTATTTAGCCTTGTCAAATTTGCCGATCTTAAATGGAACCTGCTGTCCGAAAATGCGACATTTTCAATTTTCGATTCGCGAAATTACGCCTATAATCGCTTCTTCCCCAATATATGGTCCGTGATGTCCACCACCATATTGGTACTATGGTTGGTTCTATTTATCTATTCAATTCGCAAAGAGCTCAACTTTGACAAAATAAAAAACATCCGGCTCTTTAGAATTCCTATCGCAATCGGATTTATTCTAAGTATATATCTATCGTTCGGTCTATTGTATGATATCGCTGGTACATTGATTACACACTCCAACAATATCTATTTTGATTTCACAAAACTTGTCGATTTACATTTCTTAAGTTGGGTAGATCTAGGCATTGTTGGCATGGGTATTTTGGCCTTAAGTATCTACATTGATCTCGTACTATTTTTTCTTAAAAAATTAGAATTAAAACCGACGCAGCTACTCAATATTCAACTGGCATGTGTCATTTTTGTCATCCTGATCATTTCCTTCTATATAGAGAAAAATAGCCTGGTCAATTTGTTACTTGCACTGATCATCCTTATTAAATCATTTGGCGAGAAGTATTTCGACCGACATATATTAACAAATTATATCGCTGTACTGATACTTTGGGCAATCATAAGTGCGATCACGCACGCACGTTTCTATCAGGAACGGAACTTAATCGACATGAAAATCTTGTTGAGTAATCTACAATCAGAAGATGATGTCAATGCTGTTTCATTATTCTCTGATATTGAAAGCAGCATAGCAAACGATCAAGAATTAAAACATTTATTTAATATCAGTCTACCCTATACCAATACCGAAGGGATCAACGATTTTATCAAGAAAAAGTATTTTAGTGGCTATCTTTCCAAGTATGAGTTCAAAGCATATTATTATGATCAAAATAATATTCCGCTCAATCCCGCCAGTCAGAATAAGATCAATGAATATCGAGAAAAGGTAATCAACAAATCGATAAAAGTCACGCAGAACTTCTACCGTGCCAGTGCGGAATTAGGTACGCATGAATACTTCTCCATTATTCCTGTCGCCATTGACCAAAATAGGGTTGTCAATGTCATCATCAATCTTTCCAATAAAGATTTTAGTTATACGGTTCCCTATCCCGAAATCCTCACTGATATGCGGATCAACAATTCACAATATTATAATAAAGGGGATTATTCGATAGCCCTCTATAAAGGAAGCTCTTTAATAACACAGTTTGGAAAATATACCTACGAAAACAATTTAAGGGGGCTGAAAGGTGTTCCAGGAGAATATATTCAAGTACTGGACCGTGATGCATACCTACACATGGCTTATGTTGCCAATAAATTCTCAACATATGTTATCAGTAAACAGAAACCTTCTTTTTGGGATTATCTAGCGACTACTTCATTTTTGTTCCTGGTATTTTTTATGATTTTCATGTTTTTCCATTTTATAAAATCATTCTATATCTTTCTTAAGAACACCAAGCTAACGTTCCGTAATTTAAAATATCAGTTCTACAAAATAATAAATAAAATACAGTATTCTACACGTATTCAGACCTCCATTATCTCATCAGTAATACTGGCGATCCTTATATCGGCGGTAATTTCGTATATAAGTATCAACAAGCAGCTTTATAATAATAATAGAGCAAGTAAGGAACGTTTTATTATCGAATTAGGCAAACGGATGGAAAATATGTTGACCTACACGGATGAAACATCCACCGAAACGCAGCTTATCAGCATGCTCAAGACATTATCTGAAACTATTTCCAAAGACTTCAATCTTTATTCCAAATCAGGCAGATTACTTTATAGCTCCCAGCGTAGAATCTACGATCTGGAGCTTTTCTCTACATTCATTAATCCAGCTGCACTGAAGAATCTTTCTATCTTAAAAAAATCGGAGACGATTGAAGATGAGCGTATAGGCACTTTTCAATTTGAGACCAGTTATGCCACCATCAGGGATAAAAACTATAATACACTGGCTTATATAGGGATACCAAACTTCTCGCTTCAGAAGGAAGAAAACATCAATAAAAATCTTCTTTTAAATACGATAGTGAACATTTATTCGCTGATCATCATAGGCTTTGGTTTTTATGCGACATTTGTGGCCAACAGTGTCACCAACCCCTTGAGCATCATCAGTAAGAAGATCTCACAACTACGCCTGGGACAACCCAACGAACCTCTGTTTTGGCAACGAAATGATGAAATAGGTACATTGATCAAAGAATATAATCTCATGATCATCAAACTTGAGGATTATGCCAATAAAATCAAAGATACGGAACGTGAATCCACTTGGCGCGAGATGGCTCAACAAATAGCCCATGAAATCAAAAATCCGCTGACACCTATGAAATTAGGCATTCAGCAACTCCGCAGATCGTACAAAGACGAGGATCCTAAATTTCCAGATCGCTTCAATAAATTCTCCACTTCATTTATCGAACAAATCGATGCATTGACGCATATTGCCTCAGAATTTTCGCACTTCGCAAAATTCCCAAATACGGTAATGGAAAACATCAATATTGTAGAAAAAGTAACAAAGTCCATTTCCTTGTACAACAATACACCAAATGTAAGTATTCGTCTCATTAACAATGTCGATCACAAAACCCTTATTGTTAAGGCGGATGGTAATGAATTATTGAGAACCTTCAATAATTTAATAAAAAATGCGATTGAAGGCGGTTATGGGCGAAAAAACATGAAGATCGAGATTTCCATTGAACGCTACTCAGACAAATTTGTCAAGATCGACATCAAAGACAATGGTTATGGAATTCCCAAAGAGATGCAGGATAAGATTTTCCAGATTAATTTCACGACAAAGAGTTCAGGAAACGGTTTAGGGCTAGTTCTTGTCAAAAAAACAATTGAAGCCAGTAATGGACAAATTTATTTTGAGACTGTAGAAGGCGAAGGTACAACCTTCCATATACTGCTTCCTTTGCAACAGATAGAGTCTTAATATGTGAAGATAGCAGTCAACAAAAATAAGACATCGAAGAAAGCTTATATGCGCTCCATCTCCAGTGTCTCTAAATAATAAGGACCTGCCGCTCCATTTGTGTAAAGAAAGGGCCGTCACACCAACTGATGTAAATAAAAATATAGCACTCAATTAGGGCACAACTCAAACCTGATAGCATAAAACTAACCAGTTAATGGATAGCCTTATTATTATATTTTAAGGATCAGATAACAAGAACAGTATACTATAAACAAAAAAGCTCTTTGCGGTCATGCAAAGAGCTTTTTTGTTTATAGTATATCTATTTTTAACGCAATACAACAGTAGATCGTCCCATGATTGCATTATCTTCATATAGCAAAACAGTATAGGCTCCTTTAGAAAATCCATCCTCTGCTGCCCAATAAACGATATAATCCTCGCCTTTGTTGGTAAATAGAATATTATGTTTAAAAGTATATTGCAATTTCTCACCGTGTACATAGAAAATATTATCGCCTTGTACGACCAAATTTCCTTGTGGATCTATAATTCTGACATATATATCACGTTCTCCACTTTTAGCCAACGGATTATCAGCAATGGTAAAGTTGATTTTTAACTTATCGATTTTTTTAGCACGTTCTTCTACAAATTCCTTTCCATTCTTTTTGACTTCAAGGCCATTTATACTGATACTTGAAACCTTTAATGCTGAAGCAGTCGCAACCTTCTCTTTCAGATCCGAATTTGATGTAACTAATGAAGTAATCTGTTTTTCCTTTTCGACAACAGATTCGCTCAAGTTGGAGTTTTGCTTCGATAAAATCTGATTTTCCTGAATCAGCCGTTGCACATTTACACGATAAGTATCCACCTGCTTCTTAAGCTGATTGATCTTATGCTGTGCTTCATCGATATCTTTTGGAGTAATACTCTTATTTTCAAGCTTTTTACGAAGCTCTGCGATTTCAGCTCTAGAATCATCCTTCTGCACGGACATCTCTGGAGTCAATTGGACATTTTCTACATCAATTTTATCCAATTCAGCTTCAATACGATCGATTTGTACCTGCAAATTTTCTTTTTCAACTGTAAGTGTATAGACCTTTTCACCATTGGTCTTAAACTTGACATAAAAATATATGTTCGTTGCAAGTAATGCTGCTATCGCAATGATAAAGAAGTAAATCTTCGAAGAATCTTTCTTCTTTTCTTCTTCTTTCTTACTCGAAACAACTTCTGAATTTATCATAATATACTGTCATATTCATAGGTATAAATCTATAAATTTATACTATTGAATGTTTAAACAAAAATTATTCCAGTTTTATTTTTTATTACCAATTATGAATTATTCAAAATAATTCAAGGTCTCAAATCCGCCTTGTTTTAAGTATTCTTCCTTTCTCATCAGGTGAAGATCAGATTGTACCATATCTGTTACCAACATCTGAAGATCATATTTTGGCGTCCATCCAAGTTTTGTATTTGCTTTAGTCGGATCACCAATTAATAAATCGACTTCAGTTGGCCTATAATATGCTGGATCAACTTTGACAACTGTCTGACCGAATTTAATCAGCGATTTATCAATATTTAACTGGGCTAGGCGCTCCTCGTCAATATCGATAATTACCCCCTTCTCCTGCTCTCCCTTTCCACTGAACTCAATCTCGATTCCCAATTCTGCAAAAGCCATGCGAACAAAGTCTCTTACAGTTGTTGTCACACCTGTAGCAATTACAAAATCTTCTGCGGTTTCTTGTTGTAGAATCAACCACATTGCTTCTACATAATCTTTGGCATGCCCCCAGTCGCGTTGTGCCGACAAATTACCAAGATATAATTTATCCTGCAGCCCTAGCGCAATTTTTGCTACAGCCCTTGTAATTTTACGTGTCACAAAAGTCTCTCCCCTTACAGGGCTCTCATGATTGAATAAAATTCCATTACAAGCATACATCTTATAGGCTTCACGATAATTGACAGTAATCCAATAACCGTACATTTTTGCTACAGCATAAGGACTTCGCGGATAAAAAGGTGTTGTTTCACTTTGTGGAACCGCTTGCACCAATCCATACAGCTCGGAAGTAGAAGCCTGATAGATACGGGTTTTCTCAATCATTCCCAATAATCGGACTGCTTCAAGAATCCGCAATGTACCGATACCATCGGCATTTGCAGTATATTCCGGTGTATCAAAACTAACTTTTACGTGAGACTGCGCCGCAAGGTTGTAAATTTCGTCAGGCTGTGTTTCCTGTATAATACGGATTAAGTTGGTTGAATCCGTCAAATCACCAAAATGCAATGTGAAATTTCTATTGTCAAGATGGGGATCTTGATAAAGATGATCAATACGATCTGTATTGAATAAAGAACTGCGACGCTTCAAACCGTGTACTTTGTAACCTTTCTTCAATAGGAATTCTGCTAGATAGGCACCATCTTGTCCTGTTATACCTGTTATTAAAGCAGTTTTCGTGTTTTGTTCAGCCATGTTTCTCTCTAGATTAAGCAATACCTGACGAAATCGTTAGGTATATATCCCATTTTCATACTTAAAATAAGCTTATCCGCTCACAAGATTATCATGCATAGTTGGCTTTTTCACTGTATAGGTAAATTCCGCAGCCTATGACACAAATAAATCATAATGAATTGGGAGTGTAAAAGTATTAAATTTTAAACAAAAAAAGCCATAGGAATTCCTATAGCTTTCTGTAATTCTTCTTTTATCCTTTACGTTTAGTTCGATCGCGTAAAATTAAACACTAAATAGGCTTCTCCGTTAGCAACAGTCAATGGCATACGCATAACTAATTTATTCCCATCCGAATAAGATAAATCCAAACGGTAACCTGTTGTTACGTTCTTCGCTTTATCGCCTGCATAAATCTTTTTAAATTGAAACTGAGGTTCTCCTAAGCCTTTTCCAGGATTATAGATAGACCAAAAGATCTCACGTGATGCACCCGGAGCACATAAAGTTCCTTGCGCATTAAAAGTAATAGATCCTTTACCATTTCCAATAAAATTCCATGTACTACCTACGAAACATTCTGCAGGAGCTTCTTCAAATACACTTTTAATCGTGAATGAAGAAGGTAAATTCTCTCTATCGATTGTATTCAACGTCCATGTACCTTTTACAGCGGATTTCCAATCCGAAGCGCTTGGACCAGAAGCTGCACTCGTGTTGGAAGAAGGATTTCCAGTTGATGTACCTTGCTTTTGTGCTCCACAAGAAAATAAGGTCACCGTAGCAAAAATAGTTGCTAATGATAAAACGAATCGATTCATATCTATAAATTTTAATTTCAAATTGTATTTTTGGGGTAAATTAATCCACAAAACATGAAAATTACAGCCAAAAATCATACCATAAGCAAAATAATCGCAAAAACGCTGTTAAGGTTATTTATCATTTTATTGGCCTTTGCTTCTTATCCGCTTTTTTTAGGACAGGAAGCAAAAAGCAAATTGAATCAAATCAGCCTTGCTTTTACGAACAAGATAGCTCTCATCGCTCCTATCTTGTTATTTTGCTTCATCATTGGATTAATGATCGCTGTGCTCAAGCACAAATATTACAGAATTGACCTAAATTGGCTATTTTCTCTTGCTACTATCTTTGGTATTTTATATTTGATATTATTGTATTCAAGAATTTACCCAACGATTGCTTAAGTGTAATTGCACAATTCGCCAAAGTTTCTAACTTTGGATTCTCCAAAAAGCTAATTACAGCCGAACAAGATTGGATGTATAATTTATATGGATAAAAAAAAAGGGCTAAAAATAGCCAAAAATATAGCAAAGATTGTCGTTACTGTGGGCGCCTTATACTGGGTATTCAGCAAGGTATCTCTAAAGGATCTGAAAGAAGCGGTAATCAACTCCAATCCGCTCTATCTATTCTTTGCTCTAGTTGCTTATAGTATCTCTATTTTTATTTCCTCTTCGCGCTTATTGACCTTTTTAAAGGCAATCGGTCTAGATGTTACGGAAAAATATAATTTAAAACTATACCAACTTGGCTTATTTTACAACCTCATTTTACCAGGTGGCGTTGGGGGAGATGGTTATAAGATATTCTTCCTCAGGAAACGATTCAATATTAAAGGACGAAAATTATTTACAGCCTTATTTTTAGATAGATTAAGCGGACTATGGGCACTATGCCTAATCATTGCAGCGCTGGTTACCTATATGCCACAGCTAGGGATTCCAAACTATCTGACCATCATATTATTTATTATAGGGAGCGTTCTCTATTACTTTATCGTAACCAAGTTCTTTAAGGAATACAAGGCAACATTTCTAAGCGCACATTTAAAGGCTATTGGTGTACAATCAATGCAGGTTCTCGCAGCAATTCTCATTCTTTATGCCTTAGGTTTTAGCGGCAAGTTCTCTCCGTACCTATTTTTATTCCTTGCATCTTCTTTGGTTTCAATCATTCCGTTTTCTGTTGGGGGATTGGGCATGCGTGAACTTGTGATTATGTGGGGAGCTGGCATATTCCAGGTAGACTCTCACAATGCGGTTTTGATCACCTTATTATTTTATATTATTTCCGCTTTCGTTGCTCTTTCGGGAATTTATTTTATCTTTCATCCGCAGGCAATTGGAGAGGACAAATTACCTTCCGCAGAAGAAGTTGAACAAAGTCAAAAACTAGAAGAATAAACATGGCAAATATTATTATTACAGGCGCAAGCAGTGGTGTTGGATTTGAAGCGGTACTGGATTTGACCTCTAAAAAGGACAATAAAGTAATTGCATTGGCTAGATCAGCGGACAAACTGAGAAAACTCCATGAAATTGCCGGTCAGCTCAATTATGATGGTGGCACTTTATATCCGGCCCAATTTGATATTGTTTACGATGACTATGCTACTCTTGTTCCATTCATCCAATCAAAATTTGATAAGGTTGATATCTTGATTAACAATGCTGGAGCACTCATCAATAAGCCATTTATGGAAACTGATGGAAAGGATTTTGCTGAAATGCTACAAACCAATCTGATGGGACACG
The DNA window shown above is from Sphingobacterium thalpophilum and carries:
- a CDS encoding ATP-binding protein — translated: MNVNSGIKIRLLLLILTLCFIGTAITIKESVTNKEILDIDTKSLNDYIAQQEKKVDRIFNDSLLLKTFKNYDQYPIAVYQAFEKFKTNEKVFLFLFKDHEPKMWSTHLFVPITDQGFPEKSNFIQDDNRSYVVRKKTIGNISILAYIIVKGYTNNNNPYLNSSLRRNFFDSRNIDIASYTDTVTIKNIYSNEGSYLFSVKLKDGEHENAYTILQFFCWLLAWIALLIFFNSLCLHMAKTGRAWWSAVLLLSVFSLVKFADLKWNLLSENATFSIFDSRNYAYNRFFPNIWSVMSTTILVLWLVLFIYSIRKELNFDKIKNIRLFRIPIAIGFILSIYLSFGLLYDIAGTLITHSNNIYFDFTKLVDLHFLSWVDLGIVGMGILALSIYIDLVLFFLKKLELKPTQLLNIQLACVIFVILIISFYIEKNSLVNLLLALIILIKSFGEKYFDRHILTNYIAVLILWAIISAITHARFYQERNLIDMKILLSNLQSEDDVNAVSLFSDIESSIANDQELKHLFNISLPYTNTEGINDFIKKKYFSGYLSKYEFKAYYYDQNNIPLNPASQNKINEYREKVINKSIKVTQNFYRASAELGTHEYFSIIPVAIDQNRVVNVIINLSNKDFSYTVPYPEILTDMRINNSQYYNKGDYSIALYKGSSLITQFGKYTYENNLRGLKGVPGEYIQVLDRDAYLHMAYVANKFSTYVISKQKPSFWDYLATTSFLFLVFFMIFMFFHFIKSFYIFLKNTKLTFRNLKYQFYKIINKIQYSTRIQTSIISSVILAILISAVISYISINKQLYNNNRASKERFIIELGKRMENMLTYTDETSTETQLISMLKTLSETISKDFNLYSKSGRLLYSSQRRIYDLELFSTFINPAALKNLSILKKSETIEDERIGTFQFETSYATIRDKNYNTLAYIGIPNFSLQKEENINKNLLLNTIVNIYSLIIIGFGFYATFVANSVTNPLSIISKKISQLRLGQPNEPLFWQRNDEIGTLIKEYNLMIIKLEDYANKIKDTERESTWREMAQQIAHEIKNPLTPMKLGIQQLRRSYKDEDPKFPDRFNKFSTSFIEQIDALTHIASEFSHFAKFPNTVMENINIVEKVTKSISLYNNTPNVSIRLINNVDHKTLIVKADGNELLRTFNNLIKNAIEGGYGRKNMKIEISIERYSDKFVKIDIKDNGYGIPKEMQDKIFQINFTTKSSGNGLGLVLVKKTIEASNGQIYFETVEGEGTTFHILLPLQQIES
- the gmd gene encoding GDP-mannose 4,6-dehydratase, translating into MAEQNTKTALITGITGQDGAYLAEFLLKKGYKVHGLKRRSSLFNTDRIDHLYQDPHLDNRNFTLHFGDLTDSTNLIRIIQETQPDEIYNLAAQSHVKVSFDTPEYTANADGIGTLRILEAVRLLGMIEKTRIYQASTSELYGLVQAVPQSETTPFYPRSPYAVAKMYGYWITVNYREAYKMYACNGILFNHESPVRGETFVTRKITRAVAKIALGLQDKLYLGNLSAQRDWGHAKDYVEAMWLILQQETAEDFVIATGVTTTVRDFVRMAFAELGIEIEFSGKGEQEKGVIIDIDEERLAQLNIDKSLIKFGQTVVKVDPAYYRPTEVDLLIGDPTKANTKLGWTPKYDLQMLVTDMVQSDLHLMRKEEYLKQGGFETLNYFE
- a CDS encoding lipocalin family protein, which gives rise to MNRFVLSLATIFATVTLFSCGAQKQGTSTGNPSSNTSAASGPSASDWKSAVKGTWTLNTIDRENLPSSFTIKSVFEEAPAECFVGSTWNFIGNGKGSITFNAQGTLCAPGASREIFWSIYNPGKGLGEPQFQFKKIYAGDKAKNVTTGYRLDLSYSDGNKLVMRMPLTVANGEAYLVFNFTRSN
- a CDS encoding lysylphosphatidylglycerol synthase transmembrane domain-containing protein encodes the protein MDKKKGLKIAKNIAKIVVTVGALYWVFSKVSLKDLKEAVINSNPLYLFFALVAYSISIFISSSRLLTFLKAIGLDVTEKYNLKLYQLGLFYNLILPGGVGGDGYKIFFLRKRFNIKGRKLFTALFLDRLSGLWALCLIIAALVTYMPQLGIPNYLTIILFIIGSVLYYFIVTKFFKEYKATFLSAHLKAIGVQSMQVLAAILILYALGFSGKFSPYLFLFLASSLVSIIPFSVGGLGMRELVIMWGAGIFQVDSHNAVLITLLFYIISAFVALSGIYFIFHPQAIGEDKLPSAEEVEQSQKLEE